A single genomic interval of Cervus elaphus chromosome 19, mCerEla1.1, whole genome shotgun sequence harbors:
- the LOC122675676 gene encoding keratin-associated protein 12-2-like — protein sequence MCHTSCSSGCQAACVPSSCQPSCSTSSPCHTSCFTSSPCQVTCVPVSYRPAIRLPVTYKPTLCVTPSCQSSVFLPVRYRPALYVTPSCQSSGCYLPSRPTLVCRPVSCSTPSCL from the coding sequence ATGTGCCACACCAGCTGCTCCTCAGGCTGCCAGGCTGCCTGCGTGCCCAGCTCCTGCCAGCCGTCCTGCAGCACGTCCAGCCCCTGCCACACGTCCTGCTTCACGTCCAGCCCCTGCCAGGTGACCTGCGTGCCCGTGAGTTACAGGCCAGCCATACGCCTGCCAGTGACCTACAAGCCCACCCTGTGTGTGACTCCTTCCTGCCAGTCCTCTGTGTTCCTGCCCGTGCGCTACAGACCGGCCTTGTATGTCACCCCCTCCTGCCAGTCCTCAGGGTGCTACCTGCCCTCCCGTCCCACCCTGGTCTGCAGACCCGTCTCCTGTAGCACCCCTTCCTGCTTGTGA
- the LOC122675669 gene encoding proteasome activator complex subunit 2-like, which yields MAKPCGVRLSGEARKQVDVFRQNLFQEAEEFLYTFLPQKIIYLNQLLQEDSFNVTDLNSLRAPLDIPIPDPLPKDDEMETDKQEKKEVPKCGFLPGNEKILALLALVKPEVWTLKEKCILVITWIQHLIPKIEDGNDFGVAIQEKVLERVNAVKTKVEAFQKTISKYFSERGDAVAKASKETHVMDYRALVHKREEAVYGELRAMVLDLRAFYAELYHIISSNLEKIVNPKGEEKPSMY from the coding sequence ATGGCCAAGCCTTGTGGGGTGCGCCTGAGCGGGGAAGCCCGCAAACAGGTGGATGTCTTCAGGCAAAATCTTTTCCAGGAGGCTGAGGAATTCCTCTATACATTCTTGCCTCAGAAAATCATATACCTTAATCAGCTCTTGCAAGAGGACTCCTTCAATGTGACTGACCTGAATTCTCTCCGGGCCCCACTGGACATCCCTATTCCAGACCCCCTACCCAAGGATGATGAGATGGAAACAGATaagcaggagaagaaagaagtcCCTAAGTGCGGCTTTCTCCCTGGGAATGAGAAGATTCTGGCCTTGCTTGCCCTGGTTAAGCCAGAAGTCTGGACTCTCAAAGAAAAATGCATTCTGGTGATCACATGGATCCAGCACCTGATCCCTAAAATTGAGGATGGAAATGACTTTGGGGTGGCAATCCAGGAAAAGGTGTTGGAGAGGGTAAATGCAGTCAAGACCAAAGTGGAAGCCTTCCAGAAAACTATTTCCAAGTACTTCTCAGAACGTGGGGATGCTGTGGCCAAGGCCTCTAAGGAGACCCATGTAATGGATTACCGGGCCCTGGTGCACAAACGAGAGGAAGCAGTCTATGGGGAGCTCAGGGCCATGGTGCTGGACCTGAGGGCCTTCTATGCTGAGCTTTACCATATTATCAGCAGCAACCTGGAGAAAATTGTCAACCCAAAGGGTGAAGAGAAGCCATCTATGTACTGA